The following coding sequences are from one Rathayibacter sp. SW19 window:
- a CDS encoding substrate-binding domain-containing protein, which translates to MPPEHHRHNPPATIDEVAAAAGVGRATAARTLGNYGSVSPAVRARVIAAAEKLRYRPNSLARSMTTGKTQTLGVLVADIGNPFFAGVMRGIDDACHLGGYAAIVISTDENLEHERAAIGVLMDKQVDGIILASAATRKDDVSHIRDALDRDIPIVLLDRTIDAFELDTVVINNREVSRAAVDEFIAEGHRRIAFVWGPTTPVPADSGDRLLELAGLTIFSEAERLRGYLEALAAADIEFDPDLVTHGPRTEVGTTLAVGRMLELSAPPTALIATETDALVGALRAMRLKRLEYPGDISLISFDDSAWARVIDPPLTMIEQPMAQLGVTAAEQLLRRIDGTAGAPRVHTLQARIIQRHSIARPPQ; encoded by the coding sequence TTGCCCCCTGAACACCACCGGCACAACCCACCGGCGACGATCGATGAGGTTGCCGCCGCTGCGGGGGTCGGCAGGGCGACGGCCGCTCGCACGCTCGGCAATTACGGGTCGGTCAGCCCGGCGGTACGGGCCCGTGTGATCGCGGCTGCGGAGAAACTCCGCTACCGGCCGAATAGCCTGGCGCGCAGCATGACCACCGGCAAGACGCAGACCCTCGGAGTGCTGGTGGCAGACATCGGCAACCCCTTCTTCGCCGGTGTGATGAGAGGCATCGACGACGCGTGTCATCTCGGTGGCTATGCGGCGATCGTGATCAGCACCGATGAGAATCTCGAGCACGAGAGAGCGGCGATCGGCGTGCTGATGGACAAGCAGGTCGACGGGATCATCCTCGCATCCGCCGCCACGCGAAAAGATGACGTCTCACATATTCGGGATGCTCTCGACCGCGACATCCCCATCGTTCTTCTCGACCGCACGATCGACGCGTTCGAGCTTGACACCGTTGTGATCAACAACCGGGAGGTGTCGCGAGCCGCTGTCGACGAATTCATCGCCGAGGGGCATCGCCGAATCGCGTTCGTCTGGGGTCCGACAACGCCGGTGCCGGCGGACTCCGGCGACCGGTTGCTCGAACTGGCCGGGCTCACGATCTTCAGCGAGGCCGAACGTCTGCGCGGCTATCTCGAGGCCCTCGCGGCCGCGGACATCGAATTCGACCCTGACCTGGTCACGCACGGCCCGCGCACCGAAGTCGGTACGACTCTGGCCGTCGGCCGGATGCTGGAACTGTCGGCACCGCCGACCGCGCTGATCGCAACCGAGACGGACGCCCTGGTGGGCGCCCTGCGCGCCATGCGGCTCAAACGGTTGGAATACCCGGGCGATATTTCACTGATCAGCTTCGACGACAGCGCGTGGGCTCGCGTCATCGACCCGCCGCTCACCATGATCGAACAGCCCATGGCCCAGCTCGGCGTGACGGCGGCGGAGCAGTTGCTGAGACGCATCGACGGTACCGCGGGCGCTCCTCGCGTGCACACCCTGCAGGCCAGGATCATTCAGAGGCACTCGATCGCAAGACCACCGCAGTAG
- a CDS encoding ABC transporter substrate-binding protein: protein MMAKKSVVKVGAGVVAALLLLSGCSAQTSGGAKADLNKVDYSGTITMVNKFADPTTSAFFPAMAKAYEKLHPDVKVTIQQESDQGYKDKIKVLTTTKNLPDIYFSWAGDYAKQFVNAGFALDLSSQIGADTTWGKTLAPSAVAAFEYDGKNYGIPLDLDAKFMLYNKKIFDAAGLTAPKTLDDLLGSCKTLKASGVDPIAFGNKNGWPAIHYITQLNAYNVPAATLAKDYNPKVGKFTDAGYVKALTQFKQILDDCTSSGAKSNGIDHNDAAVSFYGGKEAMMYQEWVEFGAVDGTQLAKDDWSFFQLPAASGAAGATDVITGAPDGFLINPKAKNAALAVDFMKFVVSKDNAKIMQKLMIGYPSPVLGSLTADNASPQSVDALDVVNKASGFAIWLDTVTAPPVAQAYLSGVEGLISGSLTPEEVMKSVQSAAAGVR from the coding sequence ATGATGGCCAAGAAATCGGTCGTGAAGGTGGGCGCAGGCGTCGTCGCGGCGCTCTTGCTGTTGAGCGGCTGCTCGGCTCAGACATCCGGCGGCGCAAAAGCCGACCTGAACAAGGTCGACTACAGCGGCACGATCACGATGGTGAACAAGTTCGCAGACCCGACGACATCCGCGTTCTTCCCCGCAATGGCGAAGGCGTACGAAAAGCTGCACCCCGACGTTAAGGTCACGATCCAGCAGGAGTCCGATCAGGGCTACAAAGACAAGATCAAGGTGCTGACGACGACGAAGAACCTCCCTGACATCTACTTCTCCTGGGCGGGTGACTACGCGAAACAGTTCGTGAACGCCGGGTTCGCACTGGACCTCAGTTCGCAGATCGGTGCGGACACGACCTGGGGCAAGACCCTCGCGCCGTCTGCGGTTGCTGCCTTCGAGTACGACGGCAAGAACTATGGCATTCCGCTCGACCTCGACGCAAAGTTCATGCTGTACAACAAGAAGATCTTCGACGCAGCCGGGCTGACTGCTCCGAAGACGCTCGATGACCTCCTGGGCTCGTGCAAGACACTGAAAGCGTCCGGTGTCGACCCGATCGCGTTCGGGAACAAGAACGGCTGGCCGGCGATCCACTACATCACCCAGTTGAACGCATACAACGTACCCGCCGCCACGTTGGCCAAGGACTACAACCCCAAGGTCGGCAAGTTCACCGATGCCGGTTACGTCAAGGCGCTGACGCAGTTCAAGCAGATCCTGGACGACTGCACGAGCAGCGGCGCGAAGTCCAACGGCATCGACCACAACGACGCGGCAGTCTCCTTCTATGGCGGCAAGGAAGCCATGATGTACCAGGAGTGGGTTGAGTTCGGCGCGGTCGACGGAACGCAGCTGGCCAAAGACGACTGGAGCTTCTTCCAGTTGCCCGCCGCGAGCGGTGCAGCAGGGGCCACCGACGTCATCACCGGTGCTCCCGACGGATTCCTGATCAACCCGAAAGCGAAGAATGCAGCGCTCGCTGTCGACTTCATGAAGTTCGTCGTCAGCAAGGACAACGCGAAGATCATGCAAAAGCTGATGATCGGCTACCCCAGCCCCGTTCTCGGTTCTCTCACTGCCGACAACGCCAGCCCGCAGTCAGTTGACGCGCTCGACGTGGTGAACAAGGCATCCGGATTCGCCATCTGGCTGGACACGGTGACGGCACCTCCGGTCGCCCAGGCGTATCTATCCGGTGTTGAAGGGCTGATCTCCGGCAGTCTCACGCCGGAAGAGGTCATGAAGTCCGTGCAGTCCGCCGCAGCCGGCGTGCGATAG
- a CDS encoding carbohydrate ABC transporter permease, translating to MMDAPGATSAGRTHRIPDGGYKDGSRKRSRLGGWRSLIWVLPGLVLIAVFVYFPLVQNVVLSFFHWTVFDPDQKFVGGANYVKAAGDPVFWRSLFNNIAYAVVSLVFQVGGALVLAAIIEDFVRKGFRGALRAIYFIPSAVSITVAALLFYFIYQPETGLLNVALNTVGLGQFAQTWLGQENTAIWAIIVMSQWQSFGYTTLLYSVAIQRIPHDLYDAADIDGIGPIRRITQITMPLVREMSTLLIIVTISGAFQVFNEVMVMTGGGPNNSSQVLGTWLYNSGFINNDFGYAAAIATVIFVITFGLAMGQLWFARKRRVEW from the coding sequence ATGATGGATGCGCCCGGTGCGACAAGCGCCGGGCGCACCCACCGCATACCCGATGGAGGGTACAAGGACGGTTCGCGCAAGCGCAGCCGCCTCGGTGGCTGGCGTTCCCTCATCTGGGTGCTGCCCGGGTTGGTCTTGATCGCCGTCTTCGTGTACTTTCCGCTGGTTCAGAACGTTGTCCTCAGTTTCTTCCATTGGACGGTATTCGACCCCGATCAGAAGTTCGTGGGCGGTGCGAACTACGTCAAAGCCGCCGGTGACCCGGTCTTCTGGCGATCGCTGTTCAACAACATCGCCTACGCCGTGGTCTCGCTCGTATTCCAAGTCGGTGGAGCGTTGGTTCTTGCCGCGATCATCGAGGACTTCGTTCGCAAGGGATTCCGCGGAGCGCTTCGGGCGATCTACTTCATTCCGTCCGCGGTGTCGATCACGGTTGCGGCACTGCTGTTCTACTTCATCTACCAGCCGGAGACCGGGCTGTTGAATGTCGCGCTGAACACCGTTGGTCTCGGCCAGTTCGCGCAGACCTGGCTCGGGCAGGAGAACACCGCAATCTGGGCCATCATCGTGATGAGTCAGTGGCAGAGTTTCGGCTACACCACGCTGCTGTATTCGGTGGCTATTCAGCGGATTCCTCACGATCTGTACGACGCGGCAGACATCGACGGCATCGGACCGATCCGCCGGATCACGCAGATCACCATGCCGCTCGTGCGCGAGATGAGCACATTGCTGATCATCGTGACAATCTCGGGGGCGTTCCAAGTGTTCAACGAGGTCATGGTGATGACAGGCGGTGGGCCGAATAATTCCAGTCAGGTTCTCGGGACCTGGCTGTACAACAGCGGCTTCATCAACAATGACTTCGGTTACGCCGCGGCGATCGCGACCGTGATCTTCGTGATCACCTTCGGGCTCGCGATGGGGCAACTCTGGTTCGCTCGCAAAAGGAGAGTCGAATGGTAA
- a CDS encoding carbohydrate ABC transporter permease: protein MVTKLGFSGIVLRLLVWGVLIVLAILVLYPLLWMVLGSVKDNQDFLSSPFGLPTSIHFENYAVAWDRGIGQYLLNSLIVTVFSVVTTTLISAWAAFGLTKLVMPFSKTVLFMIVGGLMLAPTVALVPLLQLLQTLGIYDTLFGLIILYTAFRIPFITFLIRSYMIDLPYEVDEAARLDGCTRAQTFWRLTFPMSMPIIVSSIILQCLFAWNEYLFAFIFVSSDVVKTLPVGLADLSSRLSTNYPMVLAGMTLAALPMIIMFFAGQRYFVRGLSDGIGK, encoded by the coding sequence ATGGTAACGAAACTCGGCTTCTCGGGCATTGTGCTGCGGCTGCTCGTCTGGGGCGTCTTGATCGTGCTGGCCATCCTGGTGCTGTATCCGCTGCTGTGGATGGTGCTCGGCAGTGTGAAAGACAATCAAGACTTTCTCTCAAGCCCGTTCGGGCTCCCCACATCCATCCACTTCGAGAACTATGCAGTGGCCTGGGACCGCGGGATCGGCCAGTATCTGCTGAACAGCCTGATCGTCACCGTGTTCTCGGTCGTCACGACAACACTGATCAGCGCGTGGGCGGCCTTCGGGCTGACCAAGCTGGTGATGCCGTTCTCCAAGACCGTACTGTTCATGATCGTCGGCGGCCTGATGCTCGCACCGACAGTTGCTCTCGTGCCGCTTCTGCAGCTACTGCAAACCCTCGGCATCTATGACACGCTCTTCGGCTTGATCATTCTGTACACGGCGTTTCGCATTCCCTTCATCACCTTCCTGATCCGGTCGTACATGATCGACCTGCCGTACGAAGTGGATGAAGCCGCTCGGCTGGACGGCTGCACTCGAGCCCAGACCTTCTGGCGACTCACCTTCCCGATGTCGATGCCGATCATCGTGTCGAGCATCATCCTGCAATGTCTCTTTGCCTGGAACGAATACCTCTTCGCGTTCATCTTCGTCAGCAGCGATGTGGTGAAGACACTCCCCGTTGGGCTTGCCGACCTCTCGTCGCGGCTGTCAACGAACTATCCGATGGTCTTGGCCGGGATGACGTTGGCAGCACTGCCCATGATCATCATGTTCTTTGCGGGCCAACGGTACTTCGTTCGTGGCCTGTCTGACGGAATCGGAAAATGA
- a CDS encoding NAD(P)/FAD-dependent oxidoreductase: protein MNRDSVNTRKRVVVIGAGIIGVSSAVSLARAGATVVLVDEKGLAAGASGRSLSWLNSSGTYSAAYHRLRTLGIDRYRTRAAAGASSDYLQFGGGLRWMTAAAAPALRELFDHERAHGYDAHWLTPDQVATTTPGVDAAAVSPDGAVFNPGEGWVDLVPLVHDLAQEFLALGGRLVQQAGPTEVSMAGSRVTGVVTTDGTRIEADAVLVATGAAVPAMTRSVGVELPAQTTNALLVRTKKVDVALNAVLNTPRVSLRPAPGGTLVMDSGWSQRAVVERDGGWEVPDGVVEELLTEASRVLEGNPRLELERYFVGRKPIPGDGEPVLGALDSVDGYHVAFTHSGATIGLIAGELLADTIVRDVPHPLLDAFQPSRFR from the coding sequence GTGAATCGAGACAGTGTGAACACGCGTAAGCGCGTCGTCGTCATCGGCGCCGGAATCATCGGGGTGTCGAGCGCAGTGTCGCTTGCGCGGGCCGGAGCAACGGTCGTGCTCGTTGACGAGAAGGGTCTGGCGGCTGGAGCGTCCGGAAGATCCCTGTCCTGGTTGAACTCGTCGGGCACCTACTCGGCCGCGTACCATCGGCTTCGTACTCTCGGCATCGACCGGTATCGAACGCGTGCCGCAGCGGGCGCGAGCTCCGACTACCTGCAATTCGGCGGTGGACTGCGGTGGATGACAGCCGCGGCGGCGCCTGCCCTGCGTGAGCTGTTCGACCACGAGCGCGCGCACGGGTACGACGCGCACTGGCTTACCCCCGACCAGGTCGCTACGACCACCCCCGGTGTGGACGCGGCGGCCGTCAGCCCGGATGGTGCCGTCTTCAATCCGGGCGAAGGGTGGGTCGACCTGGTGCCGCTGGTTCACGACCTCGCACAGGAATTCCTCGCGCTCGGCGGCAGGCTCGTGCAACAGGCCGGACCAACCGAAGTCTCAATGGCCGGCTCGCGCGTGACCGGCGTGGTGACGACCGACGGCACTCGCATCGAGGCCGACGCGGTGCTCGTGGCCACCGGCGCCGCCGTGCCGGCAATGACACGATCCGTGGGCGTCGAACTTCCGGCCCAAACGACCAACGCACTGCTGGTGCGCACGAAGAAAGTCGATGTCGCGCTGAACGCTGTATTGAACACCCCGCGTGTGTCATTGCGCCCGGCGCCTGGAGGAACCCTGGTGATGGATTCCGGATGGTCCCAGCGGGCGGTCGTCGAGCGTGACGGCGGCTGGGAGGTGCCAGACGGCGTCGTCGAGGAACTACTCACCGAGGCGTCGCGGGTGCTCGAGGGAAATCCGCGGCTCGAACTCGAGCGCTATTTCGTCGGCAGAAAGCCCATTCCAGGCGACGGTGAACCCGTGCTCGGCGCGCTTGACTCTGTGGACGGCTACCACGTTGCCTTCACCCACAGCGGCGCGACAATCGGGTTGATAGCCGGCGAGCTTCTTGCCGACACGATCGTGCGCGATGTGCCGCATCCGCTGCTCGACGCATTCCAGCCATCGCGCTTCAGATGA
- a CDS encoding HAD family hydrolase → MIELVIFDCDGVLVDSEPIAATVSQSVLADFGWLLSIDEIVERFLGSATGTFDRQLEEHLGRALEPGWNQQYSSWYSDAFERELKPIAGIEPVLARLKLPFCVASNSSHERIRRMLDQVELFHYFDGAAFSAEDVLHGKPAPDLFLHAAATLGVDPAHCLVVEDSRFGVAAARRAGMEVLAYAGGLSRAQWLEGPNTTIFESMGELPALIADRT, encoded by the coding sequence ATGATCGAGCTGGTGATCTTCGACTGCGACGGAGTACTGGTCGACAGCGAACCGATTGCAGCCACCGTCAGCCAATCGGTTCTCGCCGACTTCGGATGGCTGCTCAGCATCGACGAGATCGTGGAGCGCTTTCTCGGCTCTGCGACGGGCACCTTCGATCGTCAGCTCGAGGAGCACCTGGGTCGAGCGCTCGAACCCGGGTGGAACCAGCAGTACTCGTCGTGGTATTCAGACGCATTCGAGCGTGAGCTGAAACCGATTGCCGGTATCGAGCCTGTGCTGGCGAGATTGAAGCTGCCGTTCTGCGTCGCCTCGAACAGTAGCCACGAGAGAATTCGCCGCATGCTCGATCAGGTCGAGTTGTTTCACTATTTCGATGGTGCTGCGTTCAGCGCCGAGGACGTGTTGCATGGCAAGCCCGCACCTGATCTGTTTCTACATGCCGCGGCCACGCTTGGCGTGGACCCTGCGCATTGTCTAGTTGTCGAGGACAGCAGGTTCGGCGTTGCGGCGGCCAGGCGTGCAGGCATGGAGGTCTTGGCATACGCGGGTGGGCTGAGCCGTGCACAGTGGTTGGAGGGCCCGAACACGACGATCTTCGAATCGATGGGTGAGCTGCCCGCGCTGATCGCCGATCGAACCTGA